One Ricinus communis isolate WT05 ecotype wild-type chromosome 1, ASM1957865v1, whole genome shotgun sequence DNA window includes the following coding sequences:
- the LOC8263502 gene encoding exportin-2, whose translation MDLNPEFLSQCFLHTLSPAPEPRRAAEAQLTKAADLPNYALAVLRLVAEPSVDEQIRHAAAVNFKNHLRSRWAPSQDSSLTPLQDSEKDQIKTLIVTLMLSSAPRIQSQLSESLSLIGKHDFPKSWLTLLPELVSNLEAASRNNDYNSINGILGTANSIFKKFRYQYKTNDLLLDLKYCLDNFTVPLLNIFLRTAALIESAMSSGGGSPVTLRPLFESQRLCCRIFYSLNFQELPEFFEDNMEKWMNEFKKYLTTSYPALESNADGQSVVDDLRAAVCENISLYMEKNEEEFKGYVEGFALAIWTLLGNVSQSSGRDRLAVTAIKFLTTVSTSVQHTLFATDGIIPQICQGIVIPNVRLRDEDEELFEMNYIEFIRRDMEGSDLDTRRRIACELLKGIATNYRMQVMELVAVQIQNLLSSYAANPVANWKDKDCAIYLVVSLATKKAGGASIATDLVDVQNFFTQVILPELQSQDVNGFPMLKAGALKFLTVFRSLIPKLLAVQLLPELVRYLGAESNVVHSYAASCIEKLLLVRDEGGRLRYTSADVAPFLQVLMNNLFSALKFPESEENQYVMKCIMRVLGVAEISPEIAAPCISGLTLILNEVCKNPKNPVFNHYLFESVAVLVRRACERDVSLIPAFETSLFPSLQLILANDVTEFLPYAFQLLAQLVELSRPPLSPSYMQIFALLLSPDSWKRNSNVPALVRLLQAFLQKAPHELNQEDRLTQVLGIFSMLVSSPSTDEQGFYVLNTVIENLDYSVIDRHVVKIWSTLFTRLQNKRTVKFVKSFLIFMSLFLVKHGSAKLVDTINAVQPNIFMVILEQFWIPNLKLITGPIEVKLAAVASSKLLCESSAVLDAAAIRHWGKMLDSIVTLLSRPEEDRVEEEPEMPDIAENAGYTATFVKLYNAGKKEEDPLKDIKDPKQFLVASVAQLSALSPGRYPQIISENLDPANQTALLQLCSTYNCPIV comes from the coding sequence ATGGATTTGAATCCAGAATTCCTTTCTCAGTGTTTCCTCCACACTCTCTCTCCGGCACCAGAGCCACGCCGTGCCGCCGAAGCTCAGTTGACAAAGGCCGCCGACCTTCCAAACTACGCCCTCGCCGTTCTCCGCTTAGTTGCAGAACCCTCCGTGGACGAGCAGATCCGTCATGCAGCTGCCGTCAACTTTAAAAACCATCTCCGTTCACGGTGGGCCCCATCACAAGACTCTTCACTCACTCCGCTTCAGGATTCGGAGAAAGATCagatcaaaaccctaattgtGACTCTCATGCTCTCTTCAGCCCCTCGCATCCAATCGCAACTCAGCGAATCGCTATCTTTAATCGGCAAACATGATTTTCCTAAATCATGGCTCACTTTGCTACCAGAACTCGTATCAAACCTAGAAGCTGCTTCCCGTAATAACGATTATAACTCCATTAACGGCATTCTTGGTACGGCAAACtctatctttaaaaaattccGTTACCAGTATAAAACTAATGATCTTTTACTCGATTTGAAGTATTGTCTCGATAATTTTACTGTTCCGTTGTTAAATATTTTCCTTAGAACCGCTGCTTTGATTGAATCCGCAATGAGTTCAGGCGGTGGGTCCCCTGTAACATTAAGGCCGTTATTTGAGTCTCAGAGGTTATGTTGTAGGATATTTTATTCGCTAAATTTTCAAGAATTGCCTGAGTTTTTTGAGGATAATATGGAGAAGTGGATGAATGagtttaaaaagtatttaacTACTAGCTATCCTGCCTTAGAGAGCAATGCAGATGGTCAATCAGTTGTGGATGATCTTAGGGCGGCTGTGTGTGAGAATATTAGTCTTTATATGGAGAAGAATGAGGAGGAGTTCAAGGGTTATGTGGAAGGTTTTGCGCTTGCTATTTGGACTTTGTTAGGGAATGTGTCGCAGTCTTCTGGTCGTGATAGATTAGCTGTTACAGCAATTAAGTTTTTGACCACAGTGAGTACTAGTGTGCAACATACTCTGTTTGCAACTGATGGGATTATTCCGCAGATTTGTCAAGGTATCGTGATTCCTAATGTGCGGTTGAGAGATGAGGATGAGGAGCTTTTTGAAATGAATTATATTGAGTTTATTAGAAGGGATATGGAAGGGAGTGATCTTGATACGAGGAGAAGGATTGCATGTGAATTACTTAAAGGGATTGCCACAAATTATAGAATGCAGGTAATGGAATTGGTTGCTGTTCAGATACAGAATTTGTTGAGCTCATATGCTGCAAATCCTGTGGCAAATTGGAAGGACAAGGATTGTGCTATTTATTTGGTTGTTTCTCTTGCAACTAAGAAGGCCGGGGGTGCTTCTATTGCGACGGATCTTGTTGATGTTCAGAACTTTTTCACACAAGTAATATTGCCTGAGCTGCAGAGTCAGGATGTCAATGGGTTCCCAATGCTTAAAGCTGGTGCTCTTAAGTTCCTCACTGTATTTAGGAGTCTGATACCCAAGCTTCTTGCAGTTCAATTATTACCAGAGTTAGTTCGGTATCTCGGGGCGGAGTCAAATGTGGTGCATTCTTATGCTGCAAGCTGTATAGAGAAACTCTTGCTGGTTAGGGATGAGGGAGGGCGGCTACGATATACATCAGCAGATGTAGCTCCATTCCTTCAAGTATTGATGAATAATCTCTTTAGCGCATTGAAGTTTCCAGAGTCCGAGGAGAATCAATATGTAATGAAGTGTATCATGCGGGTTCTAGGAGTGGCAGAAATATCACCCGAGATAGCTGCACCTTGCATTTCTGGATTGACTTTGATTCTCAATGAAGTTTGTAAAAATCCAAAGAATCCAGTTTTCAACCACTATCTCTTTGAGTCAGTAGCTGTTCTTGTGAGGCGAGCATGTGAAAGGGATGTCTCTCTCATACCGGCTTTTGAAACAAGCCTATTTCCCAGCCTTCAGTTGATATTGGCAAATGATGTGACTGAGTTCTTGCCTTATGCATTCCAGCTCTTGGCTCAACTTGTTGAGTTGAGTAGACCCCCACTTTCTCCCAGTTACATGCAAATATTTGCACTTCTCCTGTCTCCTGATTCATGGAAGAGGAATTCAAATGTTCCAGCCCTTGTGCGTCTACTTCAAGCTTTCCTTCAAAAAGCACCACATGAGCTTAACCAAGAGGATAGGCTCACTCAGGTGCTTGGAATATTCTCCATGCTCGTGTCATCCCCAAGTACTGATGAACAAGGCTTCTATGTGCTTAACACTGTGATTGAGAACCTTGACTACAGTGTCATTGATCGTCATGTGGTTAAAATCTGGAGTACCCTGTTTACACGCCTGCAAAATAAGCGAACAGTAAAGTTTGTTAAAtcttttttgatttttatgtCACTCTTTTTGGTCAAGCATGGTTCTGCAAAACTTGTGGACACAATAAATGCTGTTCAACCCAATATATTTATGGTGATTTTGGAGCAGTTCTGGATTCCAAATCTTAAGCTAATCACTGGACCCATTGAGGTCAAATTAGCTGCAGTTGCCTCGAGCAAACTCCTCTGTGAATCTTCTGCTGTTTTAGATGCTGCAGCCATCAGGCACTGGGGAAAAATGCTGGATAGCATTGTTACCCTTCTCTCAAGGCCAGAGGAGGATAGAGTTGAAGAAGAACCGGAAATGCCAGATATTGCAGAAAATGCAGGTTATACTGCCACTTTTGTAAAACTTTATAATGCTGGTAAGAAGGAGGAGGATCCTCTTAAGGATATAAAGGATCCAAAACAGTTCCTTGTTGCTTCAGTGGCACAGCTTTCTGCCCTTTCCCCTGGAAGGTATCCCCAGATCATCAGTGAAAATCTTGATCCAGCAAATCAAACAGCACTACTGCAGCTTTGCAGCACTTACAATTGCCCAATTGTATGA